In the Bremerella alba genome, one interval contains:
- the queA gene encoding tRNA preQ1(34) S-adenosylmethionine ribosyltransferase-isomerase QueA: MTNIDQYDYHLPSDLIAQQPLEKRSDARLLVVNRQTQEILHQHVRDLPEFLKSGDCLVLNNTKVVPARLMGRRATTGGRWQGLFIETDPQGNWLVLAKTRGKIQPGEKVILENREAREDTELELLANLGGGQWAVKPLSGESPFDVLERVGRVPLPHYIRGGEMMPEDWKDYQTVFAENPGAVAAPTAGLHFTHELLNKVRAQGVDRQFVTLHVGMGTFRPIGVEDIDQHEMHFEYGEINQATVDRLGEIKANGGRVISVGTTATRVLETAAASGKLEPWTGKTNLFIRPPYQFKAVDALLTNFHVPKSTLLILVRTFGGDELLRRAYKEAINEEYRFYSYGDAMLIL, encoded by the coding sequence ATGACCAATATCGACCAGTACGACTACCATCTTCCTTCCGATTTGATCGCGCAGCAACCTTTGGAGAAAAGGTCCGACGCGCGGCTTCTGGTCGTCAACCGACAGACACAGGAAATCTTGCATCAGCACGTGCGGGACTTGCCGGAATTCCTGAAGTCAGGCGACTGCCTGGTGTTGAATAACACCAAAGTGGTACCAGCCCGCTTAATGGGCCGGCGAGCCACCACCGGCGGCCGCTGGCAGGGGCTGTTTATCGAAACCGATCCTCAAGGTAACTGGCTGGTCCTGGCGAAAACACGCGGCAAGATCCAGCCGGGCGAAAAGGTCATTCTCGAGAACCGCGAAGCACGCGAAGATACCGAGTTGGAACTGCTTGCTAATCTAGGTGGCGGGCAGTGGGCCGTAAAGCCGCTTTCCGGTGAGTCGCCGTTCGATGTGCTCGAACGCGTCGGCCGCGTTCCGCTGCCGCACTATATTCGCGGCGGCGAGATGATGCCGGAGGATTGGAAAGACTACCAAACCGTATTCGCCGAAAACCCAGGGGCCGTAGCGGCCCCCACCGCAGGGCTCCATTTCACGCACGAACTGCTCAACAAGGTCCGCGCCCAAGGGGTCGACCGGCAATTTGTCACGCTGCATGTCGGCATGGGGACATTTCGTCCGATCGGTGTCGAGGACATCGACCAGCATGAAATGCATTTCGAGTATGGCGAAATCAATCAAGCGACCGTCGACCGTTTAGGCGAAATTAAAGCCAATGGTGGCCGGGTGATTTCCGTGGGAACGACGGCCACGCGGGTACTGGAAACGGCAGCCGCAAGTGGCAAGCTTGAACCATGGACAGGCAAAACCAATCTGTTCATTCGCCCCCCTTACCAGTTCAAAGCCGTTGACGCTTTGCTGACGAACTTCCACGTGCCTAAATCAACGCTTTTGATTCTGGTACGGACCTTCGGCGGAGACGAGCTCCTGCGTAGGGCATACAAGGAAGCGATCAACGAAGAGTACCGCTTTTACAGCTATGGGGATGCCATGCTGATCCTTTAG
- the cbiE gene encoding precorrin-6y C5,15-methyltransferase (decarboxylating) subunit CbiE: MSKTPRIVIVGIGDDGLDGLTSQSTRILGDAQVIIGNPQVLVHVEKVTAEKVPVGGDLNEIVEALEKHDDQDVVLLTSGDPLFYGVSRYLCDKLGKDLFHVIPHVSSMQLAFARIKESWDDAHLANLANQPLESVVAAARISEAIGLFTTEEIPPREVAKTLLGHDLDYFHAYVCENLGSPNECVTQGDLKEISEQSFGPLNVMILVRKPDVPDRPMSLVGKRKFGNPDDVFRQAKPKRGLLTPMEVRCIALSLLDLGDSSVVWDVGAGSGSVSIEAGMIAEKGSIYAIEMDAEDHGLIRANIEAFGVKNVHAVLGKAPEAWADLPDPDCVFIGGTGRQVRGICEQAMTRIKPGGRIVCNLSSIENLAEMHQLFDSEMESAKVTMVNISHSTYQLERHRFEASNPTFLVSAKKPLKKS; encoded by the coding sequence GTGAGTAAAACTCCCAGAATAGTTATCGTAGGTATTGGCGACGATGGTCTCGACGGGCTGACCAGCCAATCGACGAGGATCCTCGGCGATGCCCAGGTCATCATCGGAAATCCGCAGGTCCTGGTCCATGTCGAGAAAGTCACTGCTGAAAAGGTGCCCGTCGGCGGCGACCTGAACGAAATCGTGGAGGCGTTGGAAAAGCACGATGACCAAGATGTCGTCCTGCTGACCAGCGGCGATCCCCTTTTCTATGGAGTGTCGCGGTACTTGTGCGATAAGCTCGGCAAAGACCTCTTTCATGTCATTCCGCATGTCAGCAGTATGCAGCTGGCTTTTGCGCGGATCAAAGAAAGCTGGGACGATGCCCACTTGGCCAATCTGGCCAACCAACCGTTGGAATCGGTGGTGGCTGCCGCCCGGATTTCCGAAGCGATCGGGCTGTTCACTACCGAAGAGATCCCACCACGGGAAGTCGCCAAGACGCTGCTGGGGCACGATCTCGACTACTTCCATGCCTACGTCTGCGAGAACCTCGGTTCGCCGAACGAGTGCGTCACCCAAGGCGACTTGAAGGAAATCAGCGAGCAAAGCTTTGGCCCGCTCAATGTGATGATCCTGGTACGCAAGCCAGACGTGCCCGATCGGCCGATGTCGCTGGTGGGCAAACGCAAGTTCGGCAACCCGGACGATGTCTTCCGTCAGGCCAAGCCCAAACGGGGCCTGCTCACGCCGATGGAAGTTCGCTGCATTGCGTTATCGCTGTTAGACCTAGGCGACTCGAGTGTCGTTTGGGATGTCGGTGCGGGTAGCGGTAGTGTTTCGATCGAAGCAGGCATGATCGCTGAAAAGGGTTCGATTTACGCGATTGAAATGGATGCTGAAGACCACGGCCTAATTCGCGCCAACATCGAGGCCTTCGGCGTGAAGAACGTGCATGCCGTGCTTGGTAAAGCCCCCGAGGCCTGGGCCGACTTGCCGGACCCTGATTGTGTCTTTATCGGCGGCACCGGTCGCCAGGTTCGCGGTATCTGCGAACAGGCAATGACCAGAATTAAGCCCGGTGGCCGAATTGTGTGCAACCTGAGTAGTATCGAAAACCTGGCCGAAATGCACCAGCTGTTCGACAGCGAAATGGAATCGGCCAAAGTCACGATGGTGAACATCTCGCACTCCACGTATCAGTTGGAACGCCACCGCTTTGAAGCTTCGAATCCAACCTTTTTGGTTAGCGCCAAGAAGCCACTCAAGAAGAGCTAA
- the rsmH gene encoding 16S rRNA (cytosine(1402)-N(4))-methyltransferase RsmH codes for MAAPTVHIPVLPAEVLQWLDPQPGKILVDGTLGGGGHTRMMAEKLGDEGFVVSVDRDVIALQRAEETLAGLPVKIAHANFVEIPKILDSLEIDQVDGILLDLGLSSDQLVDDDRGFSFESDGPLDLRFDLRDKKTAADLVNHLKEKDLADLIYQNGEERLSRRISKKICHIRKETPFETSKQLADVVISCYPPIGGSGRGRIHPATRTFQALRIAVNRELSSLETALETLPDRLKPGGRLAIISFHSLEDRPVKQAFLEDPRLNRLTKKPVTASDEEIAQNPRSRTAKMRVAERV; via the coding sequence ATGGCCGCTCCTACCGTTCACATCCCAGTTCTGCCGGCAGAAGTCCTGCAGTGGCTCGATCCCCAGCCCGGTAAAATCCTTGTCGATGGCACCCTCGGTGGTGGCGGGCACACACGCATGATGGCCGAAAAACTGGGGGACGAAGGATTCGTCGTTTCGGTTGACCGCGACGTGATTGCCCTCCAGCGGGCCGAAGAGACCCTGGCCGGGCTTCCCGTAAAGATCGCTCACGCTAACTTCGTCGAGATCCCGAAGATCCTCGATTCACTCGAAATCGACCAAGTAGATGGCATTTTACTCGACCTTGGTTTATCGAGCGATCAACTGGTCGATGACGATCGCGGGTTCAGCTTCGAGTCTGACGGCCCGCTCGACTTGCGATTCGACCTGCGCGACAAAAAGACCGCGGCCGACCTGGTCAATCATCTGAAAGAGAAAGACCTGGCCGATTTGATCTATCAAAACGGCGAAGAACGCTTGAGCCGGCGGATCTCTAAAAAAATCTGCCACATTCGCAAAGAAACCCCCTTCGAGACCTCGAAGCAACTGGCCGACGTCGTTATCAGTTGTTATCCGCCGATTGGTGGAAGTGGCCGGGGAAGAATTCACCCTGCCACACGCACCTTCCAGGCTCTGCGAATCGCTGTGAACCGCGAACTATCGTCGCTGGAAACAGCCCTGGAAACCCTGCCAGATCGTCTGAAACCGGGCGGCCGTTTGGCCATCATCAGCTTCCACTCTTTGGAAGATCGCCCGGTGAAACAAGCTTTTCTGGAAGACCCGCGTCTGAACCGTCTGACCAAAAAGCCCGTGACGGCCAGCGACGAAGAGATTGCCCAGAACCCAAGAAGCCGCACCGCGAAAATGCGGGTCGCGGAACGGGTTTAA
- a CDS encoding PIG-L family deacetylase: MTVDVEKEYPQIEILAVGAHPDDVEIACGGTLAKLADLGHSVGIIDLTDGEPTPRSPDPETRLAEAAEAAKVLGVQKRITLDLPNRKLFDSFEARVTLAKEFRKYRPKVVIGFGDRTPMASPDHWQAMQITDAAVFYSRLTKWDETFDHLPVHTIGRQLYYKIAFEPIHKLDAPGSFVHDITDCLERKLESIRCYQTQFPEEKAYVFERVKGAAIYLGATAGYGAGELFYTTRAVGTPDMMQLLYPDDRVYTERYLRKISRVE, translated from the coding sequence TTGACTGTTGACGTTGAAAAAGAATATCCCCAGATCGAAATCCTGGCGGTTGGTGCCCATCCGGATGATGTCGAGATCGCCTGTGGTGGTACGCTGGCCAAGCTCGCCGACCTGGGGCATTCGGTGGGGATCATTGACCTGACCGATGGCGAACCTACACCACGTTCGCCTGACCCAGAAACCCGATTGGCGGAAGCTGCCGAAGCGGCCAAGGTGTTGGGCGTTCAGAAAAGGATTACGCTCGATCTTCCCAATCGTAAGCTTTTCGACAGCTTCGAAGCACGCGTCACGCTGGCCAAAGAATTTCGCAAGTATCGTCCCAAGGTGGTGATTGGGTTTGGGGATCGCACGCCGATGGCCTCGCCCGATCATTGGCAGGCCATGCAAATCACCGACGCGGCCGTCTTTTATTCGCGGCTGACGAAGTGGGACGAGACGTTCGATCACCTCCCGGTGCACACCATCGGTCGGCAGTTGTATTACAAAATCGCCTTTGAGCCGATCCACAAGCTCGACGCTCCTGGCAGCTTCGTGCACGATATTACCGATTGCCTGGAGCGGAAACTGGAGAGCATTCGCTGCTATCAAACGCAGTTTCCCGAAGAAAAGGCTTACGTCTTTGAACGCGTGAAGGGGGCGGCAATCTACCTAGGGGCCACGGCCGGGTATGGGGCCGGAGAATTGTTCTACACGACGCGGGCCGTCGGTACGCCAGATATGATGCAGCTGCTGTACCCTGACGATCGCGTCTATACCGAGCGGTACTTGCGTAAGATTTCCAGAGTCGAGTGA
- a CDS encoding glycosyltransferase, with amino-acid sequence MPEPLKRILIVTTELGLGGAERCVANLACGLDQAKYAVQVVALAPSPEPPKDALIRQLQDAQIPFTFLGCRTKWQFLSATSQLKRIIRETQPDVVWSFLFHANIIAAMATRGENVVRLQSLRVIEQGGWRRSLQAWAAKGADRVLCVSAGVRRFAAETLGIAEAKLQVIPNGIDVDSIVPTTYAEPVDRKHRIIAVGRLDPQKDYETMLQAVSNVTVGQDKWELVIVGDGPERKKIAEAALRYDTTERMQMVGWQPDVSSWLRDAEIFLLTSRWEGMPNALIEAMAHGLAVVSTNVEGIPELLPGELAAQIASKKQLLSGQSILEKLIANPALRQQLGQANRNQIEAHFSLRQMLQSYETMLDYVLSNRPPQR; translated from the coding sequence ATGCCTGAACCCCTGAAGCGCATCTTGATTGTCACCACCGAACTGGGCCTGGGCGGTGCCGAACGATGTGTTGCTAATCTGGCGTGCGGCCTCGACCAGGCGAAGTACGCGGTGCAAGTCGTCGCCTTGGCACCGTCTCCGGAGCCCCCCAAAGATGCACTTATTCGCCAGCTTCAGGACGCCCAGATACCGTTCACATTTTTAGGTTGCCGCACCAAGTGGCAGTTTCTTTCCGCCACCAGCCAGCTGAAACGCATCATCCGCGAGACCCAGCCGGACGTCGTTTGGAGCTTTCTATTCCACGCCAATATCATCGCCGCGATGGCGACACGTGGGGAGAACGTGGTTCGGCTGCAATCACTTCGAGTCATCGAACAAGGGGGCTGGCGAAGATCGCTTCAGGCGTGGGCCGCCAAGGGTGCCGATCGCGTACTGTGCGTCAGCGCTGGTGTACGGCGGTTTGCTGCTGAGACACTTGGCATTGCTGAAGCCAAGTTGCAGGTCATTCCCAACGGCATCGATGTCGACTCAATCGTACCGACCACCTATGCCGAGCCGGTCGATCGTAAGCATCGAATCATCGCCGTAGGTCGGCTAGATCCGCAGAAAGACTACGAAACCATGCTGCAAGCGGTCTCAAACGTTACCGTCGGCCAAGACAAATGGGAACTCGTGATCGTAGGTGATGGCCCCGAACGAAAGAAGATCGCCGAGGCCGCACTCCGCTATGACACGACCGAAAGGATGCAAATGGTCGGCTGGCAGCCTGACGTCTCTTCGTGGCTGCGCGACGCCGAGATCTTCCTGCTCACCTCTCGCTGGGAAGGCATGCCCAACGCACTGATCGAAGCGATGGCTCATGGTCTGGCCGTGGTCTCTACCAACGTCGAAGGCATACCTGAGCTACTGCCCGGTGAATTGGCCGCTCAGATTGCTAGCAAAAAGCAACTGCTAAGCGGACAGTCAATTCTCGAAAAGCTGATAGCAAACCCGGCACTGCGCCAGCAACTGGGCCAAGCCAACCGCAATCAGATCGAAGCTCACTTTTCGCTTCGCCAAATGTTGCAGTCTTACGAAACCATGCTGGACTACGTACTTTCCAATCGGCCCCCACAACGCTAG
- a CDS encoding linear amide C-N hydrolase, producing MSIESVNFWITTILLTLATAPAAMACTRVLWNDNDLAVVSARTMDWPESTEPTLLVFPRGIQRDGGNLVGHEVIPENPAKWTSKYGSLITTVYGIGTVDGMNEKGLGVHALYLTATNYGERDPKKAGVHAGLWAQYILDNASSVQEALELNEKIQVVMVEARGRTASLHLALEDASGDSAIIEYIDGKPVVHHGKQYKVMTNDPAYDEQLKLLKAVDFSNPSSDLPLPGNVNPRDRFQRASYYVNLLPKPESQQQAIAGVLAIARNASVPFGAPYKSFGVYNTEYRTAMDLTNLRYFFELTTSPSVIWVDLKQLDLSSGAPVLQLDPYHNTLELSGNVSQKFQKIEAAPF from the coding sequence ATGTCGATTGAATCGGTAAATTTCTGGATCACCACGATCCTTTTGACCTTAGCGACAGCACCGGCTGCGATGGCCTGTACGCGCGTTTTGTGGAACGACAATGATCTGGCTGTTGTTTCCGCTCGCACGATGGATTGGCCTGAATCGACCGAGCCCACGCTTTTGGTCTTTCCTCGTGGAATTCAACGCGACGGCGGCAATTTGGTCGGGCACGAGGTTATTCCTGAGAATCCGGCCAAGTGGACCTCGAAATACGGTAGCCTGATCACCACCGTCTATGGCATTGGTACTGTCGATGGAATGAACGAAAAGGGACTCGGCGTTCATGCGTTGTACTTAACCGCCACGAACTACGGCGAGCGAGACCCCAAAAAGGCAGGCGTACATGCTGGATTGTGGGCTCAATACATCTTGGACAACGCCAGCAGCGTGCAGGAAGCACTGGAACTGAACGAGAAAATTCAGGTCGTCATGGTCGAGGCACGGGGCCGAACGGCATCGCTTCACCTGGCTTTGGAAGATGCCAGCGGCGATTCGGCCATTATCGAATACATCGACGGAAAGCCGGTTGTGCACCATGGCAAGCAGTACAAGGTTATGACTAATGACCCTGCTTACGACGAGCAATTGAAACTACTCAAGGCCGTCGACTTTTCCAATCCGAGCAGTGACCTGCCGCTACCAGGTAACGTCAACCCGCGAGATCGCTTTCAACGGGCCAGCTATTATGTGAACTTGCTTCCCAAGCCCGAATCGCAACAGCAGGCGATTGCCGGCGTGTTGGCAATCGCTCGGAATGCTTCGGTACCTTTTGGCGCGCCGTACAAGAGCTTTGGCGTCTACAACACCGAGTACCGAACGGCCATGGACCTGACCAACCTGCGGTACTTCTTTGAACTGACGACCAGCCCGAGCGTTATTTGGGTCGACCTTAAACAGCTCGACCTTTCGTCCGGCGCACCGGTCCTGCAGTTGGATCCGTATCACAATACGTTGGAACTGTCTGGCAACGTCAGCCAGAAATTCCAGAAGATCGAAGCCGCGCCGTTTTAG
- a CDS encoding tetratricopeptide repeat protein, whose amino-acid sequence MKSERRHEIQENSLAHFLEGLLERAKPHATMIGGVALALLLGFVGYVILNTESGVVKNEEWGAVFTTLDESFRVGEDDVKRQEVAQEFATLSTDYGTSRPALWAEYFYGQQNLTQASDLAFSDPQSATADIERALKSFQKVYDESDLPVLKVKALWGMAEAYELQSTKESLAKAKTNYEEVLVIWPDTNTSTLAKQRIERLDNQGVDGFYAWYRDQDFVARAAEVERENRAPIGGGLPGMDMGLEAPGGGGLFDSPGTTPAPSDNPLFTPSMDLKGAEGEDTPLKPSTFTEKEKEAANKPASPTGEKAEDDADGLIEGSAKQNAGSLEESSADEEPAEEKPAAEEPAKEEPKEENAD is encoded by the coding sequence ATGAAGTCGGAACGTCGGCACGAAATCCAAGAGAATTCCCTAGCTCACTTTCTCGAAGGTCTTCTGGAGCGAGCCAAACCTCACGCGACGATGATCGGCGGGGTGGCCTTGGCGCTATTATTAGGATTCGTCGGTTACGTCATCCTGAATACCGAAAGCGGTGTCGTAAAGAACGAAGAGTGGGGTGCTGTTTTCACGACGCTCGACGAGTCGTTCCGTGTTGGCGAAGACGACGTCAAACGCCAGGAAGTCGCTCAAGAGTTCGCTACTCTATCGACCGACTACGGCACGTCGCGTCCGGCCTTATGGGCCGAGTACTTCTATGGTCAACAAAACCTGACACAAGCCAGCGACCTGGCGTTCAGTGACCCTCAATCGGCCACCGCAGATATTGAGCGGGCACTAAAGTCCTTCCAAAAGGTATACGACGAGTCTGACCTGCCGGTTCTCAAGGTGAAAGCACTTTGGGGAATGGCCGAGGCTTACGAGCTTCAATCAACCAAGGAATCGCTGGCTAAGGCCAAAACCAACTACGAAGAAGTTCTGGTCATCTGGCCCGACACCAACACGTCAACGCTTGCCAAACAGCGTATTGAACGACTCGACAACCAAGGGGTCGATGGTTTCTATGCCTGGTACCGCGATCAAGACTTCGTCGCTCGTGCCGCAGAAGTCGAGCGAGAAAACCGGGCTCCGATCGGTGGTGGACTGCCAGGCATGGATATGGGTCTAGAAGCCCCCGGCGGCGGTGGACTGTTCGATTCGCCAGGCACAACGCCCGCCCCAAGCGACAATCCTCTCTTCACGCCCAGCATGGATCTGAAGGGTGCCGAGGGTGAAGACACCCCGTTGAAGCCATCCACATTCACCGAAAAGGAGAAGGAAGCCGCCAACAAGCCGGCCTCCCCAACCGGTGAGAAAGCAGAAGACGATGCCGATGGGCTCATCGAAGGATCCGCAAAACAGAATGCCGGTTCGCTAGAAGAATCTTCCGCAGATGAAGAGCCTGCGGAAGAGAAGCCTGCCGCCGAGGAACCCGCCAAAGAAGAACCTAAAGAAGAGAACGCTGATTAA
- a CDS encoding phosphoesterase, giving the protein MSIAEVEQVLVVPTEKFHEIGQFQGFHDDVETYLNQLLTPEQMSFRPRDIMEKSPEFKQLIPYVIFEYKDDQGTKHVFQYVRGKGQGESRLHSKRSVGIGGHVSSEDAPSDAEDPFQAGMRRELEEEVTFNAPHKMVCAGLINDDESEVGRVHLGVVYLCKIERPEVIPNEEDILDAGFRPVGDLLAKLEEFETWSSMCLKAIYGN; this is encoded by the coding sequence ATGAGCATAGCGGAAGTCGAACAGGTCTTAGTGGTTCCCACCGAGAAGTTCCACGAGATCGGGCAATTTCAGGGGTTTCACGACGATGTCGAGACCTATTTGAATCAACTGCTGACACCCGAGCAGATGAGCTTCCGCCCTCGCGACATCATGGAAAAGTCGCCCGAGTTCAAGCAGCTTATCCCCTACGTTATTTTTGAATACAAAGACGACCAAGGGACCAAGCACGTCTTTCAGTACGTCCGCGGCAAGGGGCAAGGCGAATCTCGCTTGCATAGCAAACGCAGTGTCGGCATTGGCGGGCATGTTTCGTCGGAAGATGCTCCCAGCGATGCCGAAGACCCGTTTCAGGCAGGCATGCGACGCGAACTGGAGGAAGAAGTCACTTTCAACGCTCCGCACAAAATGGTCTGTGCCGGCCTGATTAACGACGACGAATCGGAAGTCGGTCGCGTTCACTTGGGGGTGGTTTATCTGTGCAAGATTGAACGCCCGGAAGTGATTCCCAACGAAGAAGACATTCTGGATGCCGGTTTCCGCCCGGTGGGAGATCTGCTGGCCAAGCTCGAAGAGTTCGAGACCTGGTCGAGCATGTGCCTGAAGGCGATCTACGGCAACTAG
- a CDS encoding RluA family pseudouridine synthase yields the protein MRYTVDITDAGQRLDQFVTRRIKTASRGQVREAIDSGQITINGQPMKPSHKLRDGDVLEYPEIGARVEEQTPEHVDLNIIFQDEHFAAINKPSGMVTHPAKGHWDGTLTAALIAKFSQLSDIGGASRPGIVHRLDRDTSGVLVIAKNNQAHEALSQQFADRSTEKEYFALVANCPDRDRDVINQPIGPHPRYRERMSIVRDDPEAKEAQTFYEVTERFDGFSAFKVFPKTGRTHQIRVHLAHIKHPVLCDRAYGNQARMTLGEIARTDDEQIILARTALHARRLKINHPVTGEPLEFEAPIPEDLHSTLEILRKYRSV from the coding sequence ATGCGATACACGGTCGACATAACAGACGCCGGTCAGCGGCTCGATCAATTCGTTACACGCCGCATTAAAACGGCGAGCCGCGGGCAAGTCCGCGAGGCGATTGACAGCGGACAGATCACCATCAATGGTCAACCGATGAAGCCTTCGCACAAACTTCGAGATGGTGACGTCCTCGAGTATCCAGAGATTGGTGCACGCGTCGAAGAGCAGACGCCTGAGCATGTCGACCTGAATATCATCTTTCAGGACGAACACTTTGCGGCGATCAACAAACCCTCAGGCATGGTCACTCACCCGGCGAAAGGGCATTGGGACGGCACCCTGACGGCAGCACTCATTGCCAAGTTCAGCCAACTGAGCGACATCGGTGGTGCTTCACGCCCCGGCATCGTCCACCGCCTGGACCGAGATACGAGCGGCGTGCTGGTGATTGCCAAGAACAATCAGGCCCACGAGGCCCTTTCACAGCAATTTGCCGACCGCTCGACCGAGAAGGAATACTTTGCGCTGGTCGCTAACTGCCCCGATCGCGACCGAGACGTGATCAATCAACCGATTGGTCCTCACCCGCGTTATCGCGAGCGAATGTCGATCGTCCGAGACGATCCCGAAGCAAAAGAAGCCCAGACGTTCTACGAAGTCACCGAACGTTTCGACGGATTCTCGGCCTTCAAGGTATTCCCCAAAACAGGTCGCACCCACCAGATCCGCGTGCACCTGGCCCATATCAAACACCCGGTGCTTTGCGATCGAGCTTATGGCAATCAAGCCCGGATGACGCTCGGAGAAATTGCCAGAACCGATGACGAACAAATCATCCTTGCCAGAACCGCGCTGCATGCCCGGCGCTTGAAGATCAACCACCCGGTCACCGGCGAGCCCCTCGAGTTCGAGGCGCCGATCCCGGAAGACCTTCACTCGACTCTGGAAATCTTACGCAAGTACCGCTCGGTATAG
- a CDS encoding cysteine desulfurase family protein, translated as MTIRFTILAATVPIYFDNHATTQVDPRVVEAMLPTFTQAYGNPSSVGHLFGEESKRLVESSQQSIATAIGASATEIVFTSGATESNNLALSGVLSQRRRRGNHVVTVTTEHKAVLDPLEQREQQGFEITRLSPRQAGDDLAGMLDADQLRQAIRSDTALVSVMFANNEIGVIHPIAEIGQICKEQGVLLHCDATQAVGKIPVDVERLGVDLMSFSAHKMYGPKGIGGLFVRKSGPRVRLQPAIFGGGQQRGMRSGTLNVPGIVGLAEAVRLSLAEMNEESQRLAQLRDQLWLGLNERITGLQLNGPQLEAAEARLAGNLNFAVDRVDGEALMMNVREIAVSSGSACTSANPQTSHVLQAIGLSEDLTRSSLRFGIGRFNTTEEVDFAVDVVATAVDKLRKLIA; from the coding sequence TTGACGATCCGGTTCACCATTTTGGCTGCGACAGTGCCCATCTACTTCGATAATCACGCTACCACCCAGGTCGATCCTCGTGTCGTCGAGGCGATGCTGCCGACCTTTACCCAGGCGTACGGCAACCCGTCCAGCGTAGGACATCTCTTCGGAGAAGAGTCCAAGCGGTTGGTCGAATCGTCGCAGCAGTCGATTGCCACGGCGATTGGGGCCTCGGCCACGGAAATTGTCTTTACCAGTGGGGCGACGGAAAGCAATAATTTGGCCCTTAGCGGCGTGCTCTCGCAGCGTCGTCGCCGCGGGAACCACGTGGTGACCGTCACGACCGAGCATAAAGCAGTGCTCGATCCGCTCGAGCAGAGGGAACAACAAGGCTTCGAGATCACACGGCTATCGCCCCGCCAAGCCGGCGATGATCTGGCCGGCATGCTAGACGCCGATCAGCTTCGCCAGGCAATCCGGTCAGATACAGCGCTCGTTTCCGTAATGTTCGCTAACAACGAAATCGGCGTGATCCATCCGATCGCCGAGATCGGCCAGATATGCAAAGAGCAGGGCGTGCTCTTACACTGCGATGCAACTCAGGCCGTGGGGAAGATTCCCGTCGACGTCGAGCGGCTAGGTGTCGATCTGATGAGTTTTTCAGCCCACAAAATGTACGGGCCCAAGGGTATCGGTGGGCTGTTTGTACGGAAAAGCGGCCCGCGGGTTCGTCTTCAGCCGGCGATCTTCGGCGGGGGACAGCAACGAGGAATGCGTAGCGGCACGCTCAACGTGCCGGGCATCGTCGGCCTGGCAGAAGCGGTCCGTTTGAGTTTGGCCGAAATGAACGAAGAGTCGCAGCGATTGGCCCAGTTGCGAGATCAGCTGTGGTTAGGGCTTAACGAGCGAATCACCGGGCTGCAACTCAATGGGCCCCAGCTTGAGGCGGCAGAAGCCCGGTTGGCGGGTAATTTGAACTTCGCGGTTGATCGAGTCGATGGCGAGGCGTTGATGATGAATGTCCGCGAGATCGCCGTTTCCAGCGGTTCGGCATGTACTTCGGCCAATCCACAGACCAGCCACGTGCTGCAGGCAATTGGGCTTTCCGAGGACCTAACGCGAAGCAGCCTGCGATTTGGGATTGGGCGGTTCAACACGACCGAAGAAGTTGATTTTGCCGTTGACGTCGTGGCGACTGCCGTGGATAAACTGCGTAAGTTGATTGCCTAA
- a CDS encoding HesB/IscA family protein, with the protein MAVVITEKAAGEVKRILEDQKYEDGTKLRIGITAGGCSGFSYSLTLENEFNEEKDSKYDFHGVEVVVDKKHALYLDGTTVDFYDGIDRRGFAFNNPNATRSCGCGSSFQA; encoded by the coding sequence ATGGCAGTCGTCATCACCGAAAAAGCGGCCGGCGAAGTCAAGCGGATCCTGGAAGACCAGAAGTACGAAGATGGTACCAAGCTGCGTATCGGTATCACCGCCGGTGGTTGCAGTGGCTTCTCGTACAGCCTGACGCTGGAAAACGAATTCAACGAAGAGAAGGATTCCAAGTACGACTTTCACGGTGTGGAAGTTGTTGTCGATAAGAAGCACGCGTTGTACCTCGATGGTACCACGGTCGACTTCTACGACGGCATCGATCGACGCGGTTTCGCGTTCAACAACCCGAACGCCACACGAAGCTGCGGTTGCGGTTCGTCGTTCCAGGCTTAA